The Populus alba chromosome 6, ASM523922v2, whole genome shotgun sequence genomic interval ATGAGTTAATCATGCAAATCAGAAAGATTTTGAAGTAgaagttttttatgtttatttttctttatttgttgacCTAACATAGTGAGTtaagaaaattaagtttttattgtgtTGATGTGGTTAATCACCAATGTGGTTTCTTTCCTTTGAAAGGTATAAagtcttatttttaataaaatcattttgtatAGAGACTTAGACTCATATAACTTTATCAGagtatctaatattttttttttgttgttttcttcttcactaGACTTGATAATACATTATTGGCTAATGCTAAATAGATATTAGTAATAACATTGATATCCATTTCAATCCACTCAGCATTATCAATGATCTCTTTGGGCCTTTCTCCAATTGTtgtcaaacaattttttttttttaaattgcctTCATTCTTATCTGTCATTGTGAGACATTGCTCCTATTAAAACTCTTAATCTCATATTTTGTTGTCATTTTACtcattataatttgtttatctATCACTATTTCACTTAAAAACTATAAcgtatattaaaatagtatcgTGTGAACACTATTTTTACTAAATAAGTTTCCATAAAAAGAATGGAGAGGTCACAATGGACCCGTTTAAAATCTAATATTCTTAGATATAACTTCCTAGACAATATCTATTGACTTTTCATATATGTGAACAATATTGTATACGTGAACAATATCACATGTGAACAAGAATTTAACCAAATGAATCTAATACTATTTTTAGGGTTACGACATATAAAAGCAACAATATGCAGCTATATAGAACAGAgtaaaatgagaaataaaacatataaaaatttacatgattcACTCAATTAAATTACACCCACatgcaagtatagaaggatttcactatgaaatattaaaattacaacCACTGTCTATTAATAAGACAACAGTTAGCAATCTCTCTTCTAATAAGAGTAAACATCTCACATGCTCTATCATACAAACACCTTATAAAATGTGTCACTCACTATGGGATTGCTCTCTCTTCTTTGTGGTGGAGTATGTGTGTTTAAGAGTGtagtaacaattattttttaaagtgtttttcatttagaaatgcatgcatcaaaataatatatatatatatatatatatatatatttaattttttttaatatcaacgtattaaaatgatatgaaaacttaaaaaatattaatttaaaataaaaaataattttttaaaaaaaataatttgaaaacataaaaataaataatgatgtaGCCTTTTCACTAAACTGGTGCCTATCACTTTTGACTTCAGGCACCAATATTTCGGTGCATGCGGAGGCCCTTTCTTTCATTAACAATGAAGGGTTAGTGGTAACTCCACGTGCGGATACACATTTATAGGCTGGGTAAATCACTCAATCTAAGTATTTTATGCAGTGTTATTATTATACTTAAGTTAAACAAAGTAAGTTGATTCAATTAAGTCTGGTAGATctagttaaaaaacaatttgattttcttaaaaaaaaattaaaataatttcttttaatttctttcggGATTATGGATGAGGCTAATAAATCATTGGAAGGAGCTGGTAAAACGCAAGGGCCACAACATGCAAGGGTAGGTACGTGTTGGTTAACGAGAGCAGTGGCCGACAACGGGATTTTTAATCAATTGTATTAAATTCAGTATCATGCAAAATCCCAATCATCACGTGAAAgtccaaaagttttttttattttattttttttattaacaacttTCTTATTATTTGTGCTCAATGCATGATGTGATGATCTATTATCATATAAATGACATTTGTGTAAATCTCCTGATTTCTACTAGTGACTTGAGCTGTAATACGCACTGTGAGCAaagatttctttctttcatgggAGATGAGATTTTACGCTTGCTTCTGTAGTCATCTCAGATTTTGACGGATACGAAAAGTGTCAacaccattttattttgataatctgtaataattaaagatatttaaCTTTGATCTAAAAAGCATTAATTGGATGCTGCATTTGTAGACATAGACAGCGTGACAGTCCTCACTCTTGAGCCTTAACTATGGTGGTTGCATTCCACATCGCAAGCAACCAGGCAGACCTCTTCTTCCACCATCACCCTCCCACGTTACCCTCATATCTATGGAGAAGAGAGGCAtggttcttttttctctccagaTTTCATCCACTTTTAAAGGTTAAAAATGCAAGGATCACTTGTGTATATGTTAATTACATGTTTGAGCTAATACTAATGGGATAAAAACCTTTATTTGATTATGACTGATTGCAGGCCACCATGCATATTGCCCTTCGAGCtcttcaattaattaataaatccacCGCCCAGGATCGAACATGATGGAGGAGAAGTCAATAATGTCGAGTCCTTTATTTCCCGAACTCAAGGCATCAGCAACGAAATATCTAGTGATTTCAGCAAACCGGTCGAAAGGTTAAAATATGTAAATATCGGATGGCTCGCATGGAGGTAGCAAGGGTAAAGGATCCATGGAGGACGAACTCCATATACAGACACGCACGCCGGGCAAGAACCGCAGCACAGTATTAATTGACAACTTTCCTCGTCGATATGCTCTCTTCTTTAGGAGCTGGAGATCGAATTTCTGCCAAAAGTGAATCTGCAACATCCCAGTTACCACCTTTAATGGCCTTAGCACACTCCATGGATCAATctgtagaaaaagaagaaattaaagccATCGAAAGCAGCAAATTTTGATCAATGGAGTCGAAGAAAATCGAAGAAAAGCCATCGAAAGCAACAAATTTTTATCAATGGAGTCGAAGCAAATGGCTCTGTCACTCTTCATTTCTTGTAGTCAACCCCATTTGATTTCTGCATGCGTTCCTTCGTGGACCATCTGCAGtcgtaaaaactaaaaaggtcctcgttttttttttttttttttcctgatgagTTCCTGAAAGCTGTAACACTTTAATGATCAAAGACAAGTGGTTGCCTGAACTTTAAAGAGAGTGTCACTTTAAACATGTAACAACATCatgttacatgtttttttatttatttattggatttttttcatttatttattggatAGACTATTTTCTTaagtaaaaatacaatatttttatagtgagatttattatttaaatgcataacaatcaattatgattttttttttactaacgttacttttaatatataaggCAGCACAGCCCAACACAATACTCATTACAGAAGTATCAACAACCCCGATTCAAAGATCCTTTTGGTGGCGTTTGGCGGCAAAAATGGTTTTTgccaagaaattaatttttttaatcattttaatataaaaataaattttaaaaaataaaaaaatcactatctACCACGCTTTCAATTTCAAGCTGACATGAAATATTATCgattaatttgcaaaaatagGATATTTTTGGTCCAGGCCTGATTTGGAAAGGCATTCTGGACCTTCAACCCAACCTAGAAACCAGGCTTTAGGATATGGTAATAGGACTTTCAATGCAGTGGGCCCACAGTATAGCTAGGTCAGCTTTGATTCAAACCACATATGTTATAGATTTTGAAGGTTTGCCTTGAAGAGCCTCTTCCAAATTCGAGCTCTTTCCTTGAAAAAGATTGCAAGGCTTAGTGATGAACTATCCCTAATATAGTTCCTTGATGTTATTGAAGTTCAACACCTTTTTCAATTAGATGATACAAGGAGAAATTATATTCTACCAAGGCCACAAGGTTGGAGCTTTACCTCTGTCAATGAAAACACAACGAGGATGATCTGATACAAAAACATCAGACAAATATTCATGATCTTCCTCAAGCTGAGATGCCATGATGATAATTAGGGTCCAGTTCAGAGCACCCCAACGATGAAGCTGTAAAAAGTAGTGATTGATAATTATTTCAGACGATGCCGCTTGGGTGTCGAATGATGATCTTCTTCCTcccattaaaaagaaattgttcaTCTTTGGGTATGTAAATCTTTCACATGCTCGGCGCCGCGGCGGCGGTGCTGGTGGTCATTGTTAGTTTAGGTATtataacaacaaacaaaaaaataaaatagtgaaaataTCGGCGGAGCTGTCGGTAAAAAAAGCAAATTCATCGGAATCCTTTTACATATTCTGGAGCTTTTGACTTCATAGACACAACCCTTCTCACTGAAGAAAgaagttttgagattttatttaatggttAATTATTTGAGTGATAAACTAACACGTAACCAGTGTGTGTGTTCATCCATGACGTGCACCTATCATTATCCTTTCAATATGACTCTATCATCCACTATAGTTTATAACAAATAACTAAAATTGCCCTCTCATGGATAAAATAAAGTGCTAATAATccgaaaaattatatttacttgGATAGTACTAAATTAAGCTATCCTAAAATAAGCATATACCATATTTAAATACACTAAAGACCAAGAACATAAATGTAAATTAATCACAAGTCCCATTCTTAACTTAAATActgtttatattttgtttatttttatgttttaaaaatatttttaaaaaaattaattttttttttgcttcaaattaatatttttttttatatatttataattattttgatatgctaatatcaaaaataaatttttaaaataaaaaatattattttaatgcaattttaaaaacaatttttattacactcttaaacatatttttaaactcATTCGGGCTACGTCTTCatcaaagtttcaatgaaatttaatttaaaattaaatttattatttttttaaattattttgatatattaatattaaaaactatttaaaaaaaaatattattttaaaatactttcatataaaatatattttaaaacataacaatTAACACCTATCCAAACGAATGAATACCATGCCAATCCATCACGGCACAGAAAGCAGAACACAATTGCCAAACCAATCAGAAAACCCGAAACAGCGTCATCTCCAGGGAAGGAAATTACACAaaagccaaacaaaaacaaaaaagaacaaaactttcATGGTCACTCAACCTTGTAAAAACCCGAAAGAAACTAACTTTTATTCCCTCCTCACACAGACAGTCACAAAGCCCACAAGACAAAACACAATGTCTTCTCCTTCAATGGCAAAACTGAAGGTAGCAGGAACATGGGCTGGAGTGTTAGAGGTAGAACCAGAGAATTGGACAGTGCTCATGTTGAGAGAGGAGATTGCAAAGAGATCAAACATGGGCACTGAGTCGATCAATCTAATTTTTGCTGGCAAAGTCTTGAAAGACTGTACCAGTGAGGAAAAAAACAGTCTTTCTCAATTgggtattaaaaataactctAAAATTCTTGCTTGTCGTGTCTCTGTGGAAGAGGGTAAAACTTTAAAGAATGAGTTGTTGGCTGATGATGAAAGAAACCGTAGACTTGCTCGTATCAAgtgagttttatttttcttgtttctttcagTCACAATTATCAtctttgattatttatatatgtgtgtgtgtgtgttttaatttgtttgtaatATTGACTCGTTATTGACTTATTTGGATTGTTGCTGGTGATGGGTTTGTGAGTTTTCTAtaggttttttcttatttgaatttAGTGAATAAATTTGAAGTGTTAAGTTTCTTAAGATGTTTGTAAGGAATTTGGTCTCTTTATGTATTATTTTACGGGTCTTTATTATTTGCTTGCTTGACTATCATCGCTAATTGTTGCATTTCACTTGTTGGTTTCATTTAACTTGGCAGGGCAGCAGTCACTGCATTGTCCAAGAGACATGCAGATGGTGCATTACCAATAGAAGACTTCGATATCGAACTCGAAGATCAGAGTGGGAAGAAAGTGCACTTTTCTGAGACCGATAGACAGTAAGATACTTTAGTAAATTCTGAACTTttctagattgttttaatacttGACAAACTAATTCCCTTAGTTAGGAGTTTAAGGGTCTATCATCCATCTTTATAAGATGTGAGATCTGAGCCATTATTTGGCAGGGCAATAATGACAGGTCTGATGCTTCATACAAGTGGAAAGCGGTTTCTCAGAAAGCAAATGTTTAGCGATGCACTTGAAGTTCTTACTATGGGAGaggtttgtttttgcatttatttaAATGGTTAATTCATTTCAATTGATTTGCATACTTAGCTTCTATGATCTCATCAATTATTTTGAAGTTAGTGGTGCTTCTGTTAAgatatattttgatttcaatttcTGAGGGCGCCCTCAACGGTATAACTTTTGGATCGACATCCTATACttttttatagcttttcttTAATTAGCTGATCACAATTCCCTGTATTTGCCATATTTCCTCTGCTTGTCTATTGCTGTTGGCATTGCATTGCTTCTATATGGCTTAGttcattttaaaactttttctcATACATATGAAatgatttctttgttgcaggaggCTTTCTCTCTATGCAATCCCAAGTCTATTGAAGTGAGTGAGCTATTCTTTTTCCTTAACTAAGATCGTTAATGCTATATCTCGTTTCTCGTATCTTTTATGCTTAAGTGATTAATATcgtgtccttttctttttttccttttggctATGTGTTGCTTCCAGCTTGTCGACAATATCCCAATACTGCAAATAGACATGGTGTGGTGTTACTTCATGCTCCAAGATATTGCCTGGCTCTCAGTGGCAGGATTACGCCTCGAAAAGGCTAGAGAAGGACTTGAACGTGCTCACGGAAAGGACTCCTCCCGATTCAGACTGCTTCAAGCTGGTTGTTCTTCAGAGCTTGCATTGTGAGTATCTATTGTAAACTTTCAGCATGTTTACTGATAGCTGGATAGAAAGTCTTGGTTGGCACTTTGAAGCTAATCCCGCTCTGTTACTTCTTTGTTAGATATTTGCGATTGGAATTGTTGGAAGGAGTGGTGGCATATCACAGTGGCCAGTTTGACAAATCTAGGAAGTTCTTGACCTCTGCACAAGCAAAATTCTTGAAGGTCAAACAA includes:
- the LOC118032632 gene encoding uncharacterized protein; this translates as MPIHHGTESRTQLPNQSENPKQRHLQGRKLHKSQTKTKKNKTFMVTQPCKNPKETNFYSLLTQTVTKPTRQNTMSSPSMAKLKVAGTWAGVLEVEPENWTVLMLREEIAKRSNMGTESINLIFAGKVLKDCTSEEKNSLSQLGIKNNSKILACRVSVEEGKTLKNELLADDERNRRLARIKAAVTALSKRHADGALPIEDFDIELEDQSGKKVHFSETDRQAIMTGLMLHTSGKRFLRKQMFSDALEVLTMGEEAFSLCNPKSIELVDNIPILQIDMVWCYFMLQDIAWLSVAGLRLEKAREGLERAHGKDSSRFRLLQAGCSSELALYLRLELLEGVVAYHSGQFDKSRKFLTSAQAKFLKLQVPDEALSVVMSIGFGEQDAKRALRMSNQDVQSAINFLVLEREKREKKREDDIRRRKEIKQQKRYGVTPLKKAVDLQKLTELVSIGFEKELAAEALRKNENGTQEALDDLTNPEANTELQRAIESRKRKRQQRATDATVEQLVSMGFERSRVIGAVQAGGSLEQVMHQLLTHPQANTTAAADDSSNAHDFSGNNNASTDLNVNDNACAPDSTPTNPAVENLSPDTLGIDNSNEGPSAEQRDLEMEDEIADELTRGDALSDYNIDVTREGDSINEYLALLDSGGGNGKASSSQLSD